A single region of the Synergistaceae bacterium genome encodes:
- a CDS encoding carbohydrate kinase: MKHYVCFDAGTQSVKVAVYDEAGNQVAVDVNPTTLYYPHAGWVEMDVEEYFRLALKGMAKCAEIMRGKNIDPSSVRAVMGDGIICGIAGADENGRAITPYINYLDSRTQEDADSLSARGLDIWARETGNPEPLCLFPALHARWLLRNSPNAAKIRKFIHNAPYILMHLAGLKAGDAFIDWGAMSGWGLGYDVVKKSWSDEQLGILGIPQDLMPRIVRPWDIIGGLSAECAKITGFPEGTPICAGAGDTMQSLLACGVHEPGHAVDVAGTCSMFCISTGGIVPGLSKKENGLIFNSGTLPGTYFYWGFVRTGGLALRWFRDNVCNKAGDDSYYDFLSEGAKDIPAGAEGVRFLPWLTGGPEGFREVHGCFINMGMNTNQFTLWRAVLEAIAGEYSEIAERSRMAGTPVDRVIITEGGSKSPLWNQIKADMIQAETLTLKTGGALAMNAVTGAYAVGDVADMAGKVHEGLSITGKYSPGEKLTLPDIPFKM; the protein is encoded by the coding sequence ATGAAACATTATGTATGTTTTGACGCAGGGACTCAAAGCGTGAAGGTTGCAGTATATGATGAGGCGGGGAATCAGGTTGCAGTTGACGTGAATCCCACGACACTTTATTACCCTCATGCAGGATGGGTTGAGATGGACGTTGAAGAATATTTCCGGCTGGCGTTAAAGGGTATGGCCAAGTGCGCGGAAATCATGCGGGGGAAAAATATAGACCCGTCATCAGTCCGTGCTGTAATGGGAGATGGGATAATCTGCGGGATTGCCGGAGCTGACGAAAACGGCAGGGCAATTACGCCGTACATAAACTATTTAGACTCACGGACGCAGGAAGACGCAGACAGCCTTTCAGCGCGGGGGCTTGACATCTGGGCGCGTGAGACAGGAAACCCGGAGCCTTTGTGCTTGTTCCCGGCTCTTCACGCAAGATGGCTTCTCAGAAATTCACCCAACGCCGCGAAAATCCGCAAATTTATCCACAACGCACCGTATATCCTCATGCACCTGGCCGGACTCAAAGCCGGGGACGCTTTCATTGACTGGGGTGCAATGTCGGGCTGGGGCCTCGGCTATGATGTCGTCAAAAAATCGTGGTCAGATGAGCAGCTCGGCATTCTCGGAATCCCACAGGACTTAATGCCGCGAATCGTCAGGCCGTGGGACATTATCGGTGGCCTTTCGGCTGAGTGCGCGAAAATTACCGGCTTCCCGGAAGGCACACCCATTTGCGCGGGCGCGGGCGACACTATGCAGTCATTGTTAGCGTGCGGAGTCCATGAGCCTGGCCACGCAGTTGACGTTGCCGGGACGTGTTCAATGTTCTGCATATCAACTGGCGGAATCGTTCCCGGTCTCAGCAAGAAGGAGAACGGACTAATCTTCAACAGCGGGACTCTTCCCGGCACTTATTTTTACTGGGGCTTTGTTCGGACGGGGGGGCTTGCGTTAAGATGGTTCCGGGATAACGTCTGCAACAAGGCCGGTGATGACTCGTACTATGATTTTCTCAGCGAGGGCGCGAAAGATATTCCGGCGGGGGCTGAGGGAGTCAGGTTTCTTCCGTGGCTGACGGGCGGCCCTGAAGGATTCCGGGAGGTTCACGGGTGCTTCATCAACATGGGCATGAACACGAATCAATTCACGCTGTGGCGGGCGGTGCTTGAGGCGATAGCGGGCGAATATTCCGAGATTGCGGAACGTTCGCGAATGGCGGGGACTCCTGTCGACAGGGTGATTATCACGGAGGGAGGTAGCAAATCTCCGCTCTGGAATCAGATTAAGGCCGACATGATTCAGGCGGAGACTCTGACTCTGAAGACGGGCGGCGCGCTGGCAATGAATGCTGTTACGGGGGCTTACGCTGTGGGTGATGTTGCTGACATGGCCGGGAAAGTTCACGAGGGACTGAGCATTACGGGGAAATATTCGCCGGGAGAAAAATTGACTTTGCCGGATATACCCTTCAAGATGTGA
- a CDS encoding ribokinase, with translation MSSIAVAGSLNIDLVIRAPHCPQKGETVVGGAFGMAGGGKGSNQALAAARLSAKSHIIGCIGSDDFGRKLKNTLTENGVDCSQLHTMDSAPTGTAVITVTDDGNNSVIISQGANSLLDDRAMIKAADIFESSDAALFQMESPAKTVAAGLKLSRKHGCRTFLSAEPPYSLPSDVWENIDYLILNERALSFYAGRKQHKSTTEMANDILSRGVKCLAVTQSAKGGMIFVKGGDHFSFDAFSIRAVDNTGARDAFCAGFCVGLCEGMPLKRAAKFASACGALACTKIGAHPSMPWRHQVSALLGEAHGDDYEL, from the coding sequence ATGTCATCGATAGCAGTAGCAGGTTCACTCAATATTGATCTTGTTATACGCGCACCGCACTGCCCGCAGAAAGGTGAGACAGTTGTAGGCGGGGCGTTTGGCATGGCCGGAGGGGGCAAAGGCTCAAATCAGGCTTTAGCCGCGGCACGGTTGAGTGCGAAATCTCATATTATCGGCTGTATTGGCAGTGATGATTTTGGCCGCAAGCTGAAGAACACGCTTACAGAAAACGGCGTAGACTGTTCCCAGCTTCATACTATGGACAGTGCCCCGACAGGGACAGCAGTAATCACAGTAACAGATGACGGCAATAACTCCGTAATAATTTCGCAGGGTGCTAACTCTTTGCTTGATGACAGGGCTATGATTAAGGCCGCTGATATTTTCGAGTCTTCTGACGCGGCATTGTTTCAGATGGAAAGCCCTGCCAAAACTGTAGCCGCAGGGCTGAAATTGTCCCGCAAGCACGGATGCCGCACGTTTTTGTCAGCAGAACCGCCCTATTCTTTGCCGTCTGATGTCTGGGAGAATATCGACTATCTTATACTGAATGAGAGGGCATTGAGTTTCTACGCAGGGCGCAAGCAGCACAAATCCACAACTGAGATGGCCAATGATATATTGTCGCGGGGCGTTAAGTGCTTGGCCGTAACACAGAGCGCGAAAGGGGGAATGATCTTCGTGAAAGGCGGGGATCATTTTTCATTTGACGCATTCAGCATACGGGCAGTAGACAACACCGGGGCGCGGGACGCATTCTGTGCGGGTTTCTGCGTGGGGCTGTGCGAGGGAATGCCCCTGAAGAGAGCCGCTAAATTTGCTTCAGCCTGCGGAGCTTTGGCCTGCACGAAAATCGGGGCGCACCCTTCAATGCCGTGGCGGCATCAGGTCAGCGCGCTTCTCGGCGAGGCACACGGGGACGATTACGAGCTTTAA
- a CDS encoding DUF2442 domain-containing protein, with protein MYIKNGICYAGELEPGITITDAKPLDWGIVLVTFSTGEKRLFDTTEIDGEVFKPLADPEIFRHPVIAYGTITWDRGNIDIAPETVYSMSYPYDSEML; from the coding sequence ATGTACATCAAAAACGGAATATGTTACGCGGGAGAACTTGAGCCGGGAATAACGATAACAGACGCAAAGCCGCTTGACTGGGGAATAGTGCTTGTAACATTCTCGACAGGCGAGAAACGTTTGTTTGACACAACGGAAATTGACGGGGAAGTCTTCAAGCCTCTTGCTGACCCTGAAATTTTCCGCCATCCCGTTATAGCATACGGCACAATAACGTGGGACAGGGGAAACATAGACATTGCCCCCGAAACTGTTTACTCCATGAGCTACCCCTACGACTCGGAGATGCTATAG
- a CDS encoding DUF4160 domain-containing protein produces MSELCRFAGIVIYLMFFDTGKHNKPHVHVSYGEFEAVIAIDGELLAGSLPARQMKIVTGWLAFHEDEAYRAWNLAVQGKHFDKIPHTK; encoded by the coding sequence ATGTCAGAGCTTTGCAGATTTGCCGGGATAGTCATCTATCTGATGTTTTTTGACACGGGGAAGCACAACAAGCCGCATGTGCATGTGAGCTACGGAGAATTTGAAGCTGTAATTGCTATTGATGGAGAATTATTAGCGGGGTCTCTTCCTGCAAGGCAAATGAAAATTGTTACGGGCTGGCTTGCGTTTCACGAGGATGAAGCATACAGGGCTTGGAATTTAGCCGTTCAGGGAAAACATTTCGACAAAATTCCGCACACAAAATAG
- a CDS encoding Do family serine endopeptidase, with product MRTRKFLAFMLASALIISAAGNAYALSSAALGQANPIVPIVKKASPAVVNIDVEKTARRSISPFPFDDDPFFKRFFGDSFKEFTRSVPMKGRGSGFIVSKEGRILTNNHVVDGVDKITVSLQLSDGSKKTYPAKIIGGDPTYDLAVIKIEPDGDLPVLELGDSDALEVGEFVIAIGNPLGFEQTVTAGVISAKNRKIHAQDVNFDDFLQTDAAINPGNSGGPLLNMAGEVVGINTAIIPYAQGMGFAVPVNKAKEIIGDLVSFGRVKRGWLGVSIRGITPEMAKAYGVKGKDGAMINDVFKGDPADKAGIKRGDVVVEINGQKVKDADDFVAKVRTMAPNSVARLKVIRKGKEKTFNVRLAERNAKGDGSVENETSEKDEKAGEKSSGYDTLKDFGIAKVSPLTESLKRKYRINSGSEGLVITEIDQSSSASADGEIHEGDLIVEINGHEVKTVSEAAKAAGDDSSLVLMIERDGATFFVMVSKPEK from the coding sequence ATGAGGACACGAAAATTTTTGGCGTTCATGTTAGCGTCCGCGTTAATCATTTCTGCGGCGGGGAACGCATATGCGCTTTCCTCGGCGGCATTAGGGCAGGCGAATCCGATTGTCCCTATCGTCAAAAAAGCATCTCCGGCAGTCGTGAATATTGACGTGGAGAAGACAGCAAGAAGATCTATATCCCCTTTCCCGTTTGATGATGATCCGTTCTTCAAGAGATTTTTCGGGGACAGCTTCAAGGAGTTCACGCGCTCTGTGCCGATGAAGGGGCGCGGCTCAGGCTTCATAGTCAGCAAAGAAGGCAGAATCCTCACAAACAATCATGTTGTTGACGGCGTAGACAAAATCACGGTGTCATTACAGCTTTCGGACGGGAGCAAAAAGACGTACCCCGCAAAAATCATCGGAGGAGATCCCACATATGACTTGGCTGTGATAAAGATTGAGCCTGATGGAGATTTGCCCGTTCTTGAGCTGGGAGACTCTGACGCTCTTGAGGTCGGCGAGTTCGTCATAGCCATCGGGAATCCTTTGGGCTTTGAGCAGACTGTTACGGCAGGAGTAATCAGCGCAAAGAACAGAAAAATTCACGCGCAGGATGTGAACTTTGACGACTTTTTGCAGACAGACGCGGCAATAAATCCGGGCAATTCCGGCGGGCCTCTGCTCAACATGGCCGGGGAAGTTGTCGGAATCAATACAGCGATTATCCCCTACGCGCAGGGAATGGGATTCGCGGTTCCCGTCAACAAAGCAAAGGAGATTATCGGCGATCTTGTGTCATTCGGGCGTGTCAAACGCGGCTGGCTCGGCGTAAGCATCAGGGGAATCACTCCCGAAATGGCGAAGGCTTACGGCGTTAAGGGCAAGGACGGCGCAATGATTAATGATGTCTTCAAAGGAGACCCTGCCGACAAAGCCGGGATTAAGCGCGGTGATGTCGTTGTCGAGATTAACGGGCAGAAAGTGAAGGATGCCGATGATTTTGTCGCAAAAGTCCGCACAATGGCTCCGAACTCTGTCGCAAGGCTCAAAGTTATACGCAAGGGCAAAGAGAAGACATTTAATGTCAGACTCGCCGAGCGCAACGCAAAAGGAGACGGGAGCGTGGAAAATGAGACTTCCGAAAAAGACGAGAAAGCCGGGGAGAAATCATCAGGCTATGACACGCTAAAGGATTTCGGAATCGCTAAGGTGTCGCCGCTCACAGAGTCGTTGAAGCGGAAATACCGAATCAATTCCGGGAGCGAGGGACTCGTGATTACGGAGATTGACCAGTCATCAAGCGCATCTGCTGACGGTGAAATCCACGAGGGCGATTTGATTGTGGAGATTAACGGCCATGAAGTGAAGACAGTCTCAGAAGCGGCAAAAGCGGCAGGGGATGACAGCTCGCTAGTCCTTATGATAGAGCGCGACGGGGCTACATTCTTTGTGATGGTAAGCAAGCCGGAAAAGTAA
- a CDS encoding acyl--CoA ligase: protein MPITDLLERNAKLYGDEVALVEINPEQSEPVRITWKEYALIQPTSSKPYRREITWEVFDEKANRVANMLLSRGVKKGQKVAILLMNCLEWLPIYFGILKTGAIAVPLNFRYSSEEIEYCVKLADVDILFFGPEFIGRVENTVLALGESCLLFFVGNNCPSFAESYNEAVNNCHSLAPKILVEDSDEAAIYFSSGTTGFPKAILHNHTALMQSAKMEAVHHATTHDDVFLCIPPLYHTGAKMHWFGSLYTGSRAVILKGTSPKAILDVVSWERCTIVWLLVPWCQDILTALDRGELKLEGRNLSQWRLMHIGAQPVPPSLIRHWLEYFPSHKYDTNYGLSESTGPGCVHLGMENIHKVGAIGVPGYGWELKIVDNDGRNVPQGETGELCVKGPGVMLCYYHNPGATHETLRDGWLFTGDMAMMDEDGFVWLVDRKKDVVITGGENIYPVQVENFLITHPKIHDVAVIGLPEPRLGEIAAAVIQVKKGMSCTEEEINHFCLGLPRYKRPRKIIFADVPRNPTGKIEKPKLREKYGQGSSFFSEEDAK from the coding sequence ATGCCTATTACAGATTTACTCGAACGCAACGCCAAACTTTACGGCGATGAAGTTGCCCTTGTCGAAATAAACCCGGAGCAGTCCGAGCCAGTCCGAATAACATGGAAAGAATACGCCCTCATTCAGCCGACATCATCAAAGCCCTACCGCCGCGAAATAACATGGGAAGTATTTGACGAGAAAGCCAACAGAGTCGCCAACATGCTATTATCACGCGGAGTAAAGAAGGGGCAGAAAGTAGCAATCCTCCTCATGAACTGCCTAGAATGGCTGCCGATATATTTCGGGATTCTGAAGACGGGAGCTATTGCCGTGCCTCTGAATTTCCGCTACTCGTCCGAGGAAATAGAGTACTGCGTGAAACTTGCTGACGTTGATATATTATTTTTCGGCCCTGAATTTATCGGGAGGGTAGAAAACACCGTGCTTGCCCTGGGCGAGTCGTGCCTTCTATTTTTTGTCGGCAACAACTGCCCTTCATTTGCCGAAAGCTACAATGAAGCCGTCAACAACTGCCATTCTTTAGCCCCGAAAATTTTAGTTGAGGACTCAGACGAGGCCGCGATATATTTCTCGTCAGGGACAACGGGCTTCCCGAAAGCTATCCTGCACAATCACACCGCGTTAATGCAGTCTGCGAAAATGGAGGCCGTTCACCACGCAACGACTCATGATGACGTATTTCTCTGCATACCTCCGCTATATCACACGGGGGCAAAAATGCACTGGTTCGGCTCACTGTACACGGGAAGCCGGGCGGTAATCCTCAAAGGAACATCTCCGAAAGCGATTCTTGACGTTGTATCATGGGAACGCTGTACTATCGTGTGGCTTTTAGTCCCCTGGTGCCAGGACATATTGACGGCGTTAGACCGCGGCGAGCTGAAACTAGAAGGACGGAATCTCTCTCAGTGGCGGCTAATGCATATCGGCGCGCAGCCTGTTCCCCCATCGCTGATTCGTCATTGGCTGGAATATTTCCCCTCACACAAATATGATACCAATTACGGACTCTCAGAGTCGACCGGGCCGGGGTGCGTCCATCTCGGAATGGAGAATATACACAAGGTAGGGGCGATAGGAGTCCCGGGTTACGGCTGGGAATTGAAGATAGTCGACAATGACGGCAGGAACGTTCCGCAGGGCGAGACGGGCGAATTATGCGTGAAAGGTCCGGGCGTAATGCTCTGCTACTACCACAACCCCGGCGCGACTCATGAGACTCTCCGGGACGGCTGGCTGTTTACGGGCGACATGGCCATGATGGACGAGGACGGCTTTGTGTGGCTTGTTGACCGAAAGAAGGACGTAGTAATCACGGGCGGGGAAAATATATATCCTGTGCAGGTCGAAAATTTCCTGATAACGCACCCGAAAATTCATGATGTTGCTGTTATCGGACTTCCTGAGCCGAGATTAGGCGAGATTGCCGCGGCGGTGATTCAGGTCAAAAAGGGAATGAGCTGCACGGAGGAAGAAATCAATCATTTCTGCTTAGGTCTGCCCCGATACAAGAGGCCGAGAAAGATAATATTTGCTGACGTTCCGCGAAACCCGACCGGAAAAATCGAGAAGCCGAAATTACGCGAGAAATACGGCCAGGGCAGTAGCTTCTTCAGCGAGGAAGACGCGAAATAA
- a CDS encoding prolipoprotein diacylglyceryl transferase, producing the protein MYPTLFHIFGLRIDSYSVMWFIGLSLAIIWVIKRLELYGLDEYESRKIMAVSFFCMMIGAIVFKNFRRLPRVFSDPSYILTVRNWGVSEFGAVLGAFLSAFVMCMFSRKVSFAKLCDAATPPAFLAIAIGRWGCFLNGCCVGLPTKFFTGIHFPFDKPGLFRHPVQIYYSVISLVIIGILLYVERRVIPRQQKKYYSVIAPLGIILYALMRFAVVPARGRHSLLFMIPRWQYYTTYTILAGAFPFLCVWILHSLYKLKSHSQDK; encoded by the coding sequence ATGTACCCTACGTTATTTCACATATTCGGCCTGAGAATCGACTCATACAGCGTGATGTGGTTCATAGGCTTGTCGCTGGCTATAATCTGGGTGATAAAGCGTCTTGAGCTTTACGGCCTCGATGAGTACGAGTCGCGCAAAATCATGGCCGTGTCGTTTTTCTGCATGATGATCGGCGCGATAGTCTTCAAGAATTTCCGCAGGCTTCCCCGCGTATTCTCTGACCCGTCATATATCCTCACCGTAAGAAACTGGGGAGTCAGCGAGTTTGGCGCGGTGCTGGGCGCGTTCCTGTCGGCGTTCGTGATGTGCATGTTCTCCCGTAAAGTGTCATTCGCGAAACTGTGCGATGCGGCGACTCCTCCCGCATTCCTCGCAATAGCCATAGGCCGCTGGGGGTGCTTCCTCAACGGCTGCTGCGTGGGACTGCCGACAAAATTTTTCACGGGGATTCATTTTCCTTTCGACAAGCCCGGACTCTTCCGTCATCCTGTGCAGATATATTACTCTGTCATTTCGCTTGTGATTATCGGGATATTGTTATATGTTGAACGCAGAGTCATTCCCCGTCAGCAGAAGAAATATTACTCTGTCATTGCCCCGCTGGGAATAATCCTGTACGCGCTTATGAGATTCGCTGTTGTCCCGGCAAGGGGCAGGCATTCGTTGCTGTTCATGATTCCGCGCTGGCAGTATTACACCACGTATACGATACTTGCGGGGGCGTTCCCGTTTCTGTGCGTGTGGATTCTGCACAGCCTGTATAAGCTGAAATCACATAGTCAGGATAAGTAA
- a CDS encoding cation:proton antiporter, with protein sequence MEGYNYLLSLCVILLSTKIFSLLSRRAQLPQVVGALMAGLFFGPAVLGAITSKIFGVQFCLMPSPLLSRMAELGVIVIMFTAGTETNIDELKASGGVGFVVALLGVIFPLGMGAGMMYFFQPGISFPSAIFIGAVLTATSVSITVEALKELGKMSTKAGNTILAAALIDDILGLICLTVVTGIAGGNTNLGLVFVKIAGFFVFVWVTGIIYRRAMIWSDRVQESRNLRRYPVMGFALCLFMAWAAEVIFGIADIIGAFAAGMIISISPKGQYIASKFDSLAYLLLTPVFFANIGLEVTLPAFSSEIVIFTVVMIIVSIVSKLVGCGLGAKICGMDNHQSYVVGLGMVCRGEVALIVAGKGVSMNLIEESELGPIIIMIIVCTIITPIFLKRAFRGAKDEIGSTVFEDRFMLDDQAAEIEEDLYHRRSLLSR encoded by the coding sequence ATGGAAGGCTACAACTATCTGTTGAGTCTTTGCGTTATATTATTGTCAACAAAAATATTCAGCCTGCTTTCACGGCGGGCGCAATTGCCTCAAGTTGTCGGGGCGTTGATGGCGGGATTGTTTTTCGGGCCTGCTGTACTAGGCGCGATAACGTCAAAAATTTTCGGTGTTCAGTTCTGCCTGATGCCGAGTCCGTTATTGTCGCGAATGGCCGAGCTTGGAGTCATCGTGATAATGTTCACTGCGGGAACGGAGACGAACATTGACGAGCTTAAAGCGTCCGGGGGCGTGGGATTTGTCGTCGCACTGCTGGGAGTCATTTTCCCTCTCGGAATGGGCGCGGGGATGATGTATTTCTTTCAGCCCGGAATTTCTTTCCCGTCAGCAATTTTCATAGGGGCTGTGCTTACGGCGACTTCAGTCTCAATCACCGTAGAAGCTCTGAAGGAACTCGGCAAAATGTCAACCAAAGCCGGAAACACGATACTTGCGGCGGCACTGATAGATGACATTCTCGGCCTCATCTGCCTTACTGTAGTTACAGGAATCGCCGGGGGAAACACGAATCTGGGACTCGTTTTCGTGAAGATTGCCGGATTTTTCGTGTTCGTCTGGGTTACAGGGATAATCTACAGGCGTGCGATGATATGGTCAGACCGAGTGCAGGAGTCGCGAAACCTGCGCCGTTATCCTGTGATGGGATTCGCGCTGTGCCTGTTCATGGCGTGGGCGGCTGAGGTGATTTTCGGGATTGCTGACATAATCGGGGCATTTGCGGCGGGAATGATAATCTCAATTTCGCCCAAAGGACAATATATCGCCAGCAAGTTCGACAGTTTAGCGTATCTCCTTCTGACCCCTGTATTTTTCGCTAATATAGGGCTTGAGGTTACCCTCCCGGCATTTTCGTCTGAGATCGTAATATTCACCGTTGTGATGATAATCGTGAGCATAGTCTCAAAGCTCGTTGGCTGTGGACTCGGCGCAAAAATCTGCGGAATGGACAATCATCAAAGTTATGTTGTAGGACTCGGCATGGTTTGCCGCGGGGAAGTCGCGTTAATCGTGGCGGGAAAAGGTGTATCAATGAACCTGATTGAGGAAAGCGAGCTAGGCCCGATCATCATAATGATAATAGTCTGCACGATAATAACGCCTATATTCCTCAAGCGGGCGTTCAGGGGCGCAAAGGACGAAATCGGAAGCACGGTGTTTGAAGACCGCTTCATGCTTGACGATCAGGCCGCTGAGATAGAAGAAGACCTGTATCATCGGCGGAGTCTTCTTTCACGGTAA
- a CDS encoding alanine:cation symporter family protein has translation MQDFAAFLDALDGFLYYPVLIIVLTLAGIYFSFRSKFAQVRLAFDSMKLITERPGSKNAISSFGALMVSTASRVGTGNIIGVSTAICLGGPGAVFWMWVLAVLGGASALAESTLAQIFKRRDPKTGHSYGGPAFYIEAIIHSKATAVIFSVFLVATYAFGFNALCSYNLQSTFSVYTFYDEDVTPWIIGGIAAAMTAWCLFGGARRVVDVTMLLVPVMGVVYVVTAFGIMIAKIDMLPAVLRMIFADAFNFQAIGSGIAGSCLVYGIKRGLYSNEAGVGSAPNAAASAETSHPVKQGLIQMLSVYIDTILICSATAFMCLMSGTPITSGAAGAQYVQDSLRSIFGEAGPVFITVIMVLFAFTTLLGNLFYVDNALVYINGKKMPGAKFITGFRIVCALVILVGAVMPMSTAWAVADIFMAGMALINIPCVMAGGGIVFRALEDYEKQRREHGNPVFKASSIGLDPEKLDYWK, from the coding sequence ATGCAGGATTTTGCAGCTTTTCTTGATGCCCTTGACGGATTCCTGTATTACCCCGTGTTAATTATCGTCCTGACTCTGGCGGGAATATATTTCTCGTTCAGGTCAAAATTCGCGCAGGTGCGGCTTGCGTTTGACTCAATGAAGCTCATCACGGAGCGTCCCGGAAGCAAGAACGCTATATCCTCGTTCGGCGCGCTCATGGTTTCGACTGCCTCGCGTGTAGGCACCGGGAACATCATCGGAGTGTCGACCGCAATATGTCTCGGCGGGCCGGGGGCGGTGTTCTGGATGTGGGTGCTTGCCGTTCTCGGAGGAGCGAGCGCACTGGCTGAAAGCACCCTAGCGCAAATCTTCAAGCGGAGGGATCCCAAGACGGGACACAGTTACGGCGGGCCGGCATTCTACATTGAGGCCATAATTCACAGCAAGGCAACGGCGGTAATATTCTCGGTGTTCCTGGTTGCCACGTATGCTTTCGGCTTCAATGCGCTATGCTCGTACAATCTTCAGTCAACATTCAGCGTCTACACTTTCTATGATGAGGATGTTACGCCGTGGATAATCGGAGGGATTGCGGCGGCCATGACAGCGTGGTGTTTGTTCGGCGGGGCAAGAAGAGTCGTGGATGTAACAATGCTCCTTGTTCCTGTGATGGGAGTCGTTTATGTCGTTACGGCGTTCGGGATAATGATTGCGAAAATCGACATGCTTCCGGCGGTCTTGAGGATGATTTTTGCGGATGCGTTCAACTTTCAGGCCATAGGGAGCGGGATTGCGGGGTCATGCCTTGTGTACGGGATAAAGCGCGGGCTTTACTCCAACGAGGCCGGAGTCGGCTCTGCCCCTAACGCGGCGGCTTCCGCTGAGACATCTCACCCCGTAAAGCAGGGATTAATTCAAATGCTGTCAGTATACATTGACACTATATTGATTTGTTCGGCAACGGCTTTCATGTGCCTTATGTCCGGGACTCCGATAACTAGCGGGGCGGCCGGAGCGCAATACGTACAGGACTCTTTGCGGAGCATATTCGGGGAGGCCGGGCCGGTGTTTATCACGGTGATAATGGTATTGTTCGCGTTCACGACACTGCTGGGAAATCTCTTCTACGTCGACAACGCACTAGTCTACATCAACGGAAAGAAAATGCCCGGTGCGAAATTCATCACAGGCTTCAGAATCGTCTGCGCTCTCGTGATTCTTGTCGGTGCTGTAATGCCTATGTCTACGGCGTGGGCTGTGGCTGATATTTTCATGGCGGGAATGGCACTGATTAACATTCCGTGCGTCATGGCCGGGGGCGGAATAGTCTTCAGGGCGTTGGAGGACTACGAAAAGCAGAGGCGCGAACACGGCAACCCTGTATTCAAAGCGTCATCAATAGGGCTTGACCCGGAAAAATTAGACTACTGGAAGTGA